Sequence from the Mixophyes fleayi isolate aMixFle1 chromosome 4, aMixFle1.hap1, whole genome shotgun sequence genome:
TTGCACCCAGCTGGAGCCGGGCTTTACTCTGTCATGTGGCAGAAAGTGAGGCAAGAAAACTTGTCCACTCCTGTGTACATGACTGTGGTAGCAGAGTTGTTGTCTGCCATCCTTAGGGTGACTCCCAACCCCCCTAAGATGCCTAACCCATTGGCTGGGGATACTTAGTCTTGTTGGCCAGTTTGCTGGAGTTTCCGGGAGCCCGTCTCATGCCCTCTGACTAAGTTGCTGGTCATAACCAGGGCTCCTTGACCGGTCTTCTATTCCTGGGAACCAAGCTCTCCTCACTGACATGCCCAAGTGAAAACTGATCAGTGGCAGGCAAACGttggggctccattaattctttgctgccAAGCTACCCTTGATCGCCCCTCCAAACCACTTGTGGGTGACCTCACCTCCCCAACTACCATGTCCACCTGTAGCACTACTACCCTTGTCTCTGGCACATCAAGGTAGTCCCAAGCATTCTGGAGAAcatatcatatatttatttttaaagtcatttaggaTACTAAAATGTACAGAAGGGTATGCAATATCAATACCAATGTAATTATGTGAAGGTATGTACCAGAGATCTCACATATAAATCTTACTGGTAACGTCTGTTCTCTGCAGGTAAAGGTGGGGAGATAGATTTCTCTACCTTTCTGACCATTATGTACCGTCAGCAGAAGCAGGAAGATCCAGAGAATGAGATTCTTGTAGCCATGTTAATGACGGATAAGCAAAAGAAAGGATTCATCCCGCTGGCTGAGCTCAAATCTAAGCTTACCCAAATGGGGGAGAAGCTGACGCCTGAGGAAGGTACGATAGAATAATAAATGGAGCAAAACTTTAAGGCAATAGGATACACATGACCATTGGTGATTAAAGGGGATATATCACTTTCTCCAAATTATATTCTGGATGAAGCTTACACTAAGTCAGaattgtttgttttcatttagtGGTTAGTAAACTTTTTTAAATTGTGATTCTGTGAgcagaaatatgttttaataccGTAGATGAGGCGTTAGTGCACTTTACTTTCCTCTTCTCTTTTTAACTGTTCCTTCATTCTTTATTATCTGTAGTCTTCTACAGcaaccaacctgtggctctctagttgtgaaactacaagtcccagcataccatgcCAACTATCGGCTAggagagcatgctgggacttgtagtttcacaacacttgcaTCGGTTTCCCCCTTAGCTATCATTTTCTGTAGACGTGACAGCGTAGCATTTAGAAACattcaaatgaaaataaataaatcattttagttCCAATTTTAAAGTTACCCTTATGGTCTTCTGTTGTCCTCTGCATGCTGCCAACATGCCTGGGATTGTGATACGTGAGTATCCATGACAAGGCAACGCAAGACGAAAATCACTATCGAATGGTGCACTTTACAACTTTATAAACGTAATATTTTGGGTATACCTACCTTGCAGCTATTAATACATTAAGCAAGTATCCTAATAATATTGTGCATTGGTTTTTCAAGAGGAAAAGGTCGTTTttgaaaatgtgttgtttttttaaaactgtgtATAGTAGGATGACATGAATAAATTAATGGGGGTCCCATGAGTGTGGGCATATAATTGCACCCAGCTGGAGCCAGGCTTTACTCTGTCATGTGGCAGAAAGTGAGGCAAGAAAACTCCTGTGTACATGACTGTTGTAGCAGAGTTGTTGTCTGCCATCCTTAGGGtgactcccacccccccccccctagaaagagtCCGAAGAGCCTATACAAATCGGTTGGGCTAGTAAATAGTGCTTTATGACCAATTTAATCATTTTCATTATGTGACCACTCTCATGATGCCATGACAATCCCTGATAAAATCAAAGGGGGTGTAATCTCAGCGCCTAGTATCTCATTGCCTAAGCACATTAAGTGAGATATAAATTAGGGTCTCAAGccatcatgtatttttttttttttttgtaatggatACTCAAAAGAGACGTTATATTATGCCTAAAATGTTTGTAAATACAGTGTAAAACTGAATGTGATAAAGGTATTAGAGCTCAGATAGGGGATGACACATTTTGTTGCTCTACCACAATTGAACGCAGATTATTTTACCCACCTGTTGTCATCACCTCTGATCAGATGTAATTACTTTATTTCCTCCTGACAAGCTACTCAACAAGTCTTTGTCATTTCAGTTGATGATCTCTTTGTTGATGCTGATGTGGGAGCTGATGGGATGGTGAAGTATGAGGAATTTGTGAGGAAGATCACACAGCCTACGGCAGATTACTAATCCCTGTTCCCGTGTTGAAGTCTGTAGGACATTTCAAGATTAGATGTTGACATGGAAGACAAGACATGGAGACACAAATAGTGATGCTATATCCACAgtcgtttttattattattgtgcagTAAGTTAGTGGAGGCAGTCAATTTATGGGCTGAACACTTATTATCAAGCATGAAATTTAGGGGCAGATATAATTCAGCGCAAAGTGCCATAGAGTGCTGCCGGATTGGTGTCACGTGCACTCTGTGCTGATGTATCATGGATTTTGCCTCATACCCCCCCATGTTGGGTACCATAGTACACGGAACTGTGCATGGCCTAACATTGTCTAGGGGATCTTTCCCACTGAAGGACAGGCTGCTGAGATACCTGGTTCTTTTTAGCAATGCCACACGGACTAAAGAATTACAAGGTTGATGTTCTATAGCCCAGGGATAAGGCACCAGTTGTTTTTATTAGCTAATTGGCAAGTTGTAttctagtttttttttccaccattTTTTATCCCTTTACTGTGTATTTGTATAATGTCACATTAGGAATACAGAATACACTACCCATAAGGTAAAATAGCCCATGTCACAAGGAGGCAGTATAGAGAGGGTAAATTATACAACCTCATTTACCATTGCATGTCAATGAAAGGTATGAGACGGATTATGTGGTCTAGTAATTTGAAAAGAAACATGGCTCTGAAGAATAGCTTCAGTAAGATTAAATTGATGTGTTGTATTTTAAGTATCAGAAACATATGGAACCAAGCTGAACTGTGTATATTTCTAAATTCAGCTTAAAAGAAAGTTATAATTTCATCATGTAATGGTTAGTGTTTAAAAACCCTGTATACAAAGTCTGCTCAGGGCTCCCACAATAATTGCAAGACAAGATTACATAGTATGATGGACATTAAGGTTTGCTGTTATACGAGCTGGTTTCCCTTTAAACCTGCATTTACCCAACTCAAATGATTTCAGATTAGTACCATAAATACAGTTGATGAAccaacatttgtttgtttttgttttgttgttgaatCCAGTAACCTTTCTCCCAATTACTATGGAGGCATACCTTATGAGGTCATACGCTGATGGTCATTTACCAGCCTCATTAGAACCCGTAGAATGTTGTATACCAAATGCTGGCATTGACATCTCCTGTTTCAAAAACAAATATTGTACTGAAGGTTTCTAATAAACATCCCTGCTGTGCTTTGCATGGAATTCATGAAGAGAGGGTTTTGTGTTTAACATCCACCTGAAACAGAAAATACAGCCTTAGGGGTAGAAttcaagccttctaaaaaggaaaagtaaagtagaggtgttgcccctagcaaccagattctagctatcatttatctagtacattctaactataatctgattggttgctatgggcaacaccttcacttttccttttattTAGAAGGTTTGAGAAATCTACCCCTTCGAGTATGTAGTAGTGGCTTCTCTGCCAGGAAAAGATGTATGTGCTCTAACTATAGTTCATATGGTAGCAAAGGTGATCTTTGTGAAAATCGTGACCAGCCTGATGACAGAAGTGAGCTGTAGAACTGGGAATAAATACAATTACAATCAGTCTTATTTTCTCTAGCATCGTAGCAACATCCAACAAGAAGACATCAGAATGCTTTTTATTACATCTAAAGACTTCTACAGAAACAGATAACATTCAATAAGTAAACAATTTTTCCAATGCAAGTAATAAATATTTTCACTTGGTACTTTATACAAACTGACATTGGCCTATTATACATGTTTAAAAGCCTTTCAGCTGGTCTGGCATGCCATATGAACACACTTTTAAGGCAATGAGTTACAGGTTCAGGTCATGGAAACCAGCGACACGTTCTGGTGTTATATCAGCTCCGGCACACTCTTCTGCTTAAACCACCTCAATGTATCGATGAGCTGGACGAAATCCCCAATGCTAGCAAAACTTGCTTAGACATTAAAAAGAAATTCACCAACAGAGCACATTTTCTTCTAGATCAGCTACAAAGCACTGAATGTTCCCAACAAAGACCTTCCTTTGGCTGGAAGTCAACAATAATTATTTACCTCTGGGAAATTATAATGAATAGCAGGTCACATAAAAGGACAAAACTCCTGACTGTATCTAAACTGAAATGTATAACATTTCCATAACTGAACGTTTAGTCTGGTCTGAGCTCCAGTTTTATCTCCACACTTCCTGCCTTTCTGCATGATCAGTTGACTATATGAAATTATGCACATGGTAATATGGATGTAAAGCTTATAATCTGTATTGGGCTTTAGAAATCAccagaaatgttttatatatccttCAATCTGCCACTAGAGGGAAGCAGTAGAAGCCTGAACAATGGGTCTCATCAGCCAAGGGCTGTATTCTGTTTGTGATCTGTACTACAAGACACATTCTCTATAATGTGATCTTAACACACTGAAGTTGTTGGTAATcacacttaaaaaataattaacccttttctgtgtgttagggaatatttattaagccataaactatGCACAAACAGCTTTTCCACATGGTTTAAGCATTTTTAAATATGACCTCTAAGAAAAACCTAACGCAGGCGATATTGCATTAAACCACAGTCCCCAGAATTTTCAATGGTGACTGCAgtgtgggccaattgaacaagctccaaaaagcctagcttttcCGAGCTTGATCCACCATCTaactatggggagagcatcgcaggagcaGGATCCTCCGATCGCTCTCCACAGCCTTCCCACTCTGCCCTCTggtatggggcagcacagtggcttagtggttagcacttctgccttacagcactggggatcaggagttagattcctgaccatCTCCTTATccgagtggagtttgtatgttctcctcatgtttgcgtgggtttcatcccacactccatttaaatactggtaggttaattggctgctattaaattgaccttagtctcgttgggtgtgtgtgttagggaatttagattgtaagctccaatgggacagagattgatgtgagttttctatacagcgctgctgtaaatagatgattatgatgacaATGGCTCTGCACATGCGCTACCTAAGGTCACACGCGCAGTAAAGACTCTGGGTCAGAATCCGGAGTTGTTTGCCAAGGAGAGTTAACACTGCGACAGCCTCCTATTGGATGCACTttccagaggttttttttttttttttttaatgaatggtTGCAAAATATCATCTTGTATCATTACAATAACTGATGATAGTAAAGAGGGGGGCAtatataaataggccccttagaccagtgatggctaacctgtgacactccaggtgttgtgaaactacaagccccagcatgctttgccagtagataactagctgataactggcaaagcatgctggggcttgtagtttcacaacacctagagtgtcacaggttagccatcactgccttagactgtaagctccaatggggcagggactgacatgaAGGACACATcctctgtatagcactgcggaatgggtggcactatataaatgatgacgtGTAGCATACCACTTTTTTTAATGGCAAAGGTGGAATGATTCATTTTCATTATGGCTATGTTGATTCAAATCAAATTAATCCTGCAGGCATGACCCTTTATATAACATTAGATCAACTGCCAACCGATATTCTACATATAAATAAGTGAGATGTCCCAATAGATTTTGATCTAACTTCAGTACTTAAAAAATGCAGACACAATTCTTCCATGATTTCCAAACTGTGACTGCTGTAATGGTACACAGCTACAATAAATTACTTTGAACAAAAAGGTTCTATACctgccaaaaaaataataaaaaaatgaatagctGGAGGGCACGGCCTCATGGAGTCAGGTGAAGATTAAAATGACCCCACAAAGCCACATATACCACTGTTATGAAAAACATCACTGTTTTCATATGCGGTGCTCTCTATTGTACTGTTCTGCGTCTGCCTCCCGCCTTTATCACTGTTTACCGTGACATGTTTGGAATGGTGGTTTCTCTTTCTTCTCCCACTTGAAACAACAGTGGGCAAAAATCAATTTCACACTTTCTCCCTGTATAGCGatactaaatgtatttttactcCATTCACAGAAAATCATAATAAGGCTCAAAAGGacaactgaaataaataaaaatacattttatatataatatataacatttacttacatGCCTCATGTAAGTAAAATGCATTATTCAATCTTATTCTgactttccactgcagctctgttaaaaagtaaagtgtaacgcgctatggaatttgctggcgctatatataaataaatgatgaggttGATGAAACTGTGGGGGAGCATTTTCTCCTATATTGCAAACAAAATTTTGTAACAATTCATAGTCCTACAGTGTGAAGAACTGTGACAACAATAACAACCATTTGTACAATACAGTGTGCCTCTCACCTTCAGGCCTCAGATTCCTCTACATATGCACAGGGGAAATCGCCTAACTTGACTGGGTCTGTAATTATCCCACACAGAGAAGCTCTAAATAAATGAACATGCTGGGACTGGAAGTGAGACGCTCTGGTCTAGTAGACAGGTCAGATGGACACACAGGGACAAACAATAGAGAAGTACCAACCTCCTATGTACATACCTAGTGTCTACCTTCAACAAATGACAGAGAACTAAAATGAATGTACTTAACAAAATCTGTCCACCATTAATCTTGGTAACGCATGGATTGCCATATTTAATGTCCAATAATGGATAAGTTTGCTCTTTAACATTTCACCCATTCCTAGAAATAAGAATCTTGACTAGCACACAACAAACGGTGACCGGGGGAGGCAACATGTTTTAAAATCATCATGGTCCAGTCATCCCATGTATGTGACAGACtgaaagatatttaaaaaaaaacaaaaaacaaaaaacccccccaaaTGCAGTAGAAATAAAGGTGGTGTCTAAAAATACAGGCTCCATGTGGCTCGCATTATAGCAATAACAATGATAATAGCCATCTGCATCATACAAAACAGGGAGAGAGGCCAAAAGTCTTTTTTTTGGCCACGGTTGAGAATTGGATCCCGCATCACCAGGAACAGTTTCTTCCCAGCCGCTTTGTTGTTGGCAGTGATCGCTTACTCCTGCCTTAAAGGATCAACCGCTAACTAAACTGTAACCATGGAATAAATACAGGATAAATGTATTCAAACTATTTGTGAGATTATAGTAGTTCTCTACGTCTGTGCACGACTTCTAAGCCTGTGTGGCTAATAACTCACTACTAGTAAATGACGCCAGATCTTGCAGAGGAAGAGGCTTTGATCTGTTACCACAAACACAGTTTCTTTACATGTGTATAGCTCAGATTAGACAAAAACAAATATACCCTATGAATATCTTCCAGTGCTGATGGGGACAGAAGTGCTTTGTTATGAAATGGTAATTTGGCAGCAAACACCAATATGATGCATTTAGCCCACCTGAAGCCCCTTACAACACTGCCTAGAAGAAGGGCCATGTTAGGATGCTCATTTGTACTGCTCAAGACTTCCACAGAGTCCAATAAATACAATGGTAAAAGTGCAGAAATGGAACTAAACGAGTAATCACTACAGCTTAGGTTCAGGAATGGAGATTGCTTGAGAATGATTGATGCAAGCACCTGACAGGTACAGGGACAATAAAACCAATACTGTGTCTGATCTAAAGGGGTCAGAAATGGGCAATGCTTTGAAGCCAGAAAACAAAAAGGGAGGAACAGATTATGGGGCAGGAGGTCTCCAGAACAAGAGTCAGTCTCCAGGATCCCATTCGAAACGAAAAGGAAAGTACAGGAGAAGAGGTGGGTCCATGCCTCAGTTTCTGTTGGGGGATGAGTAAAGTTTTCGGTTTATATACAAAAGTAAAACTGAAAATATAGTTCTGTTCTCTGTAcatgtctttttcttttgttaaacatttcctttaaaaaagaaaaaaaaaaaatagaataaaatagagAAATCAGGTGACCGAGTGCTCATCTGTGGATCAGTCCAAAGAGATAACATCCGGGATTATTCCGTAAAGAGAAGAGCTGTCTGCTGGCCCTCGGCTGGCTGCACTGTGGCTCTCACGGAGGCTGTTCGAGGACACTAAACTGCTGTTACTGCCGCTGTTGCTTCCATTTGTTGCCGGGAGGCTGGCACTTGCCCCTGCACTTAGCTGGTCCAGGAAGATTTGCGAGGTGGTGTATGGGAAGAAGCGTGAAGAATGAAGGAGATCCGGCTCTTCAGAGGCGGCAGCGGCCGCAGCTGCCAGGAGAGAGGTGTTGTAATGCTAAACAGAGAAAAACAGAGGTTTAAGATGAGAATCTGATGACGTGGAAAAACAGGACAGAACAGTCAGGGGGAAGTTACAGTAACACACTCACCTGGTTGTCTCCAGACAGAAATGGAAAGAAATCCAATCCTGGTGAAAGAATAGAATGTTCATTTAGAATTAGTGTCTAGAAGACAGAACACAATGTAAAATTCTTGCAAAATATAATATTGCTATTTATTTACGATGTTATTCCTGAaagactaattttttttttaaaattaaaggaAATGTTGAACTTTTCTACAACCATCAACACCCATTTAACAGTGAGATACACAAGTGCTACCCCCCCTTCAGCACGAAACCCGATGGTCAGGAAATGGAAACTCAAGCAGTCCGCTTGAATCTCAGTTTGCCTGTCAGGCGAATGACGGGGTGGTGGGTTCTCTTATGGTCACTGGAAATCATGGTAAAACCAGTTACCCATAGTCACCTATAACTTGAGACGTAATAAGGTGGCACATTGGGGCTGGGTGTTGTATAAGACAGGATTTATGGAATAAGTTACCGGTGAGTCTAACTCTAAGATAACACCCATCAAGATATTAGGTCCCACCTGCCTATGGAGATATAGGTTAAACATTCCTCTGTAATCAAataagggggaagggggagaatgGGGGAGAGCTGTGGTGATATCCTGGAGGATTCCTTGTGAAGGAGATACTTTTGTGAATCCAGGTCAGACACGGTCTTGCTTGAACTACACATTAACACGGTTGAAGGTATACATAATGGCCCAGGTAGCAGCTAGGCAAATTTTCTCCACTGTGGTTCCAGCGTTCTTTGCCCGTGGAGCCTAAACAGATCTGGTCGGATGAGCCTTGCCCTTTGCAAGAGCTTCATTACACAGTTCTACCATTCTACAACTGGCAGCCCACTCCATCCCACTAAGGACGCTTGAGAGGCTCTATTGTCATAGATTTATCTTGGAACAGAATTAAATGGTCACACCTTCTCTGCTGCTGGCATCACTGACTAAATAATACAGTAATTGGGCTTATATTAGACTTGTCACACAGCCGGATTTGATTAAAGGGCCACTTTCTACCTTTATctgagggggaaagggggggggttgTCGATCTTACCTTTTCTCgcctacaaaatatatttttttgttcttggAAGGATTCCTCAACTTGTTATCGGAGGCTTTATCTAAAATTCTAACTCTAGTCCAGATAGTCACCTTGGAATGGAATCCATACAGTCAAGACTTTGAAGAAACATAACATTCCCAGGTTGATTGCTGTCTTGACTGTGTCGGAAAGAGTAGTTGGTCTTAACTCGATTTCAATACACAGTCACTGGCTCTGAGACCTCACCTTTCTCTCGGATTTCATCAGCCCCTACTCACAATCTTGCCAGATAACATGGGACAGTGCAGGAAGCAGGAGTCTGCACTCTTGAGACTTCTTGGCTACTGTAAGACTATCAGTAGCGGCTTCCGGGTGAGCTCATTTACACCTTGCAAGAGCAGCTTTCCTAATAGGGAAGCTGAACAAGCTAGAGCTCTGAAATCGGTCCCATGATACCACCACCCACTGGCCACTCACAACGGAGACCCTCTGTAGAGGGTAGGTCAGGTAAGCGCTTCAAAGTCCCAAGTTAAAAAAGGAGGAATTTCTGATCGATGGACAGGAACATCACAACATTGAGGAGGTGGTAAGGTAAAGATTTTTAACCTGTCTATCCAAATCCATGAGTGGGTGGGATTAAATCACTTGAATGCTGTCCATTTTACAAATCAAATATATCAGCATATAAGATGTAACTTTGCCCACTGAAGCAGAGCCCAAACAGAAGGTTTAGGCTCTTAACATACCCAGGAACAGAGGGTATGGGCCAGAggatttcaaaatatattttatagctcATTTGCTACTCCAAGGACAAAACTCACGAGAAAGCCTAAGACACCTcagagtaaatttatcaagctgcgagtttccggcgggtttgaaagtggagatgttgcctatagcaaccaatcagattctagttataattgtATTGActgtactaaatgataactagaatatgactagttgcctataggcaacatctcaacttttaaacccgccggaaaaagtCGCAGCTTGATACGTATACCTTCTAGTTTTTCTTGGGTTTGTAGCATGATAGATACAAGAAAtactgcaacattttttttctccagttgCTAAACCATACAGGAAAATGGACGCTTCACTTCTGTGTTCTCTCATCTCTGCAAAGACTTTTTTccttaaatattaaaaacatggaGATTTGATGATACAACATGTGCCCTTCTAACATTTAGAAGAACGTGGCCAAGGAGGGAAGTTATACCTTGCAGGTCGTACGGCATGGGTGTCATATGGAAGGGATGCCTGTAGTCCTGCATTAGAGGTGTGTTTATATATGT
This genomic interval carries:
- the CALML4 gene encoding calmodulin-like protein 4 isoform X1, yielding MAGCSMSSCVDLAHKAGSNRSGRRDEFKECFSLHDKKGKGKIPADDLLTVMRCLGSCPTPVEVTRHLQVQKIGKGGEIDFSTFLTIMYRQQKQEDPENEILVAMLMTDKQKKGFIPLAELKSKLTQMGEKLTPEEVDDLFVDADVGADGMVKYEEFVRKITQPTADY
- the CALML4 gene encoding calmodulin-like protein 4 isoform X2, whose protein sequence is MTKFLSQDEIQKFKECFSLHDKKGKGKIPADDLLTVMRCLGSCPTPVEVTRHLQVQKIGKGGEIDFSTFLTIMYRQQKQEDPENEILVAMLMTDKQKKGFIPLAELKSKLTQMGEKLTPEEVDDLFVDADVGADGMVKYEEFVRKITQPTADY